The following is a genomic window from Brachionichthys hirsutus isolate HB-005 chromosome 15, CSIRO-AGI_Bhir_v1, whole genome shotgun sequence.
aaacaaaaaaaaaaacacaaagattcaGTCCGTCGGTCCGTCCACAAACCAAGAGCGTTCCCCTCCTCCCCAGCTCTGTACAGCATGCAGGTCTTAATGTTGCTGGTCGTCGCATAATTACTCTCATCTAAAGATAGAATTAATCAGAacttttgacttttctttgcctctttaattgtttttacgCGTCAcaatgtttgttaaaaacggCCATTACGGTTCTGTAAAAACAGACTTCAAAGTAACGGGGGTTAAACGAGtgatggcttttttttaaagtccgGTGCGACACCTAGCTCGCTGAGGgagcatggagagagagagagagagagagagagagagaacagaactGGATGACGGGAGtcggagaagaaaaaaaaaataacccaaagaaagaaaacagcatcTTCAGAGTCCGTCAGTCTCAGAGCTCAAACACCATTTCATGCTGTCCTGCTCGTCCCGTCTCTCGTCCCGCTTCCACAAAACACTGCAGGCCGGTGgtccgggggggcggggcttcaacGTCAGACGGCGAGGGCTCCGGGCACAGATAATCCTGGGAGACGACAGAGAGGGAATATTACTGGACTCACTTCAGTCACAGCAAAAGCAAGTCCGCAGAGTCAGAAACAAGAAAGTATTAATCATGTCGCTAACGCGGAAAGATTCATCACCGGGGGTGAGAAAGAGCGAAACATCCCACagcccttcatcatcatcatcatcacatccaGGATGAGTCATCGCCTGAACAAATGAATACACAGCATCTCCTCTGCAGAGCACCCGCGACACTCAGCCTCGCTCcgagtggtgtgtgtgcgtgcgtgcgtgtgtacgtgcgtgcgtgagAGATTCAAAGAGCAAACTGTGGGTGGGAATTGGAAGACGAGGACAACCCGTTAAGTCGGCGTGTGCGCGGGGCGGCACAAACCTGCCCCACGCCCGCGCCAATATGAGGGTCGCTGACGAACCGATGGAAAGCCGTCGTTTAGATCAACTTAATTGCTTGACAGCCCTAATTAAAAGCTGATCTAGTAAAGCAGGATTTAAAGGCACATGGAGTTTGGAGACGCTTCGGAAACGTGACAACGTTTCATTCGTGGAATAAACTCCTCTCCCCGTAACGCAGGGGACGAGATTACGTCTAAGGCAGCCGCTGCCATGAATGAACGCCGAGACCCATCGATCGGCGGGTTCTCCTCCGCGCGGCGGAGTTCGCGGGGTTCTTTGCGTCGATCGATAGTGAAACGGATCCACGCGAGCACGTTCCTCTTATCTACACGCTTTTCTGACAGAGAGAGAATGAACCTTCGCTTCGGTTCCGACGCAGCGTTTTTATACATTTGAGCCAGGTCGAGTTTTTGTGACTGTGTGCCGGGGGATCGGTGGTGAGTCACTGCGCTGCTCGCTGAATAGCaacacagaacccccccccccccccccgccgcctgACACACACGCTCTCATCTCACCCCTCCAATCTCTGCATCTaaacctgcagcatctgttcgcACTTCCTACTGTAAAAAAATGTGTCCTCAGGCGGAGCGGTTGACGCACTCACCAGGTGGGTTGTtgtttccggggggggggggggggggtcattgctGTTTGCAGGTGGAGAGCTTGCGGATCTTGCTGGCGGTGGAGACTCCTTTACGCGAGGGgttggatgaagaggaggaccgGCGCTCTGCTTTGGCCTTGCTGTTCAGAGACCCCCCATCTGTTCCGTTCACACAAACCGGCTTGGCTCGAGCTGGACTGTAGTCCACGTGCCCCGGATCTTCTTCTGCCACTTgtcctaaaaaaacaaaaaacacacacgattTCTTTAAAAGGgacatttataaaaataatcCGTCACAGCAGCACCAGAAGAGGAGCCGCATAAATTAATGTCAATACTTTTCTGCTTCttttaatagaataaaaataattaaaagtgaacactTGAATGTGAATCAAGTGGGATACCCAAGAAGACAGAATCTATCTTTGGAGGCGCTTACGACCCATTTTGTACCCGACcagcggggggggcggggggggcaatCCCCTGCTGGTCGGGTCTTGAACAGATGCTTTGGTCGATCGCCTGCAAAAACTGATCAGGCCAGACTTCTGCTTCGTTTCTCCTGCACGCCGGTATTTCATTCAGCAAGGATTCTTGAGTGACAGCGTGTGGGAGGTAAccctggaacccccccccccccccccccccacaccaaaACCATTTCAGAGGGGCTATTTTTAGATCACTTCATTCACATTCTGCAGctccacttgtttttttttttatgttcgtCATTCTTTCTAGATGCCGCTGCTGCAAGTATTATTACTGggtgttgcctagcaacagagAACGGATGTgaattcgggggggggggggggacagacagaaagCATTGAGATGAACATTCGATCGCATAAAGAGGCGATCATCACCTCAAAGAAACAACGTGTGGCGCTTCATGCACAGCGCGGAACCAGAAACCTCTTTCATCATCCGCGTTTCCGAGATTAGAGCTCAACCTTTTGTCAGACCTCTGAATCAAGAGATCCCCTGCGTCGATTCGTGCTGCTGAACAGCCAGCCAATAAGAGCGCTTGGAGGGCGGGGCTACGAACGGGGATGTTCTCCATCGACCTACATTCGAGACCAGCAGCGGCATACATGAATGAGGTTTTCGTCTGTTCAGaactaaacacacaaatgaGCTTAATTCCacgatgaaataaaaaaaaaaaaaatggtgaaaCAATCCTATGTTCTTATAAATAGAATACGCTTTActgcacagaaaaagaaaacgagCGTTATGAAAGGCAGAAGTGATCTGTAGATTAAAATGCCTCGATAAATGTCAACCTCCAAACAACACAATGTGAACGCTGGAGGTCCGGAGCTCACGTTTACCCGGTACTGTGAAATCCTGAGTGTATATGATCTCATCCTCGCCGTCGTACAGCTCGTCATCCTCCTCCGCGTAGCCGTGCAAATCCTCGAGGTACGGCACCACCGTCATGCTCCGCCAAGGATCCCTGCTCTCTGCGTTGGCAGGGATGGGCACAGGGGGCTCGGACGGGGGGTGTTTCTTACGCACCCAGCTGGGGGAGACAGGAGAAGACAATTGCAAACGAAAGTTTGAGAAGAGCAGGCCAACAGGAGCGCCCGTAAACGATGACACGGTTCCTAACGGATCACTCACTTGTGCTGCCTTATGTTCTGTATGGAGAACCTCTTTGCCGGGTCATACTCAAGCATTCCTGAGAAAGAAACATGGTCACAACAATCCTGAAGCACAACACGCGTCACTTTGTGGCACGAACAGACGACGTCACACTCATTTCAAGGAACGCCAACGCCGTTCGCGCAGGCAGGAATCAGTTGAAGCGTTCTGGTCTGTGGCTGCAGCGTAATGTCAGTGTGATAAGGCAGCAGTGATGCAGGACGTATCCAGACTGAATAATGTAATGGCGTGCCAgcagcagatgggggggggggggggggggcagcatgccGAGTGCTGATAGCAGAGAGACGGCTGCTGAAGGACACCTTTTTGTAGCAGAGGCTTATTTTAGACCTTGTAATTCTGGACCATCACTTAGGCGCTGCGTCATCCCCACCGAGGCGTCACGCTTACACAaaatgggggtggggtggggtgggggggggggcttttatatCTAATCGTTCCATTCACGGCGATGGACAGAAGTCCACATGAAAGGATTCGAAATGCAGTAAAATAGCAATACGCCCCGCTGAGATTCACTGAAGGGTGAAACGCTAGAGTCTAAAAATGGACTTTAACTTCATTATGCTTCACGATTCTTTTTGTGTTGAACTTTGCAAAAGGCAGGATCGTATTTAAACCGGGCAAAGCAACGTCTGACGATGAAATGATTAGTATTCCGTCGCTGGCGCCACATTAATGGAAACTACGTCAAAGGCTGGAGGGATTTCTACAGTCTGGATGAAGCCGCATTGAGGGGGGGGAGCCAAGGTGTCTTTCAGTGTCACAGCGCCACCTCCTGGACGCACGCGGAAAGGATCGCCCCCTCAAGACTGCTCTacagtttttatatatatatataatctttcaCTACCAACTTAAAATCAATGCATGGCGTCCTTTGATGAAGCGTGAATGGAAATAATTATTGCCTTGTACGGTGACTCATCCACACGGTGCAGCATTTAACCAAAACGCACTCACCTCGCAGCAGGTCCGACAGGAGAGGTCCACACTCCTCGGGAACAGTGTAGTCTCCCTTCCCGATGTTCTCAAATAGCTTATAGATGTTGTCCCCCTCAAACGGATAAAGACTCGTCGTAATGTTGTATCTGAAcgaaaggaaggaggaagtcACCAAATGCTGCGAACGCTAGATCCATATCGAAAAGCGTCTCGCGTCTTTGATTAGCCACGAAATGTACAGCGATCCTCGTCTTGCGGGAGCTTGAGAGCTTCACTACTCACAGCGTTACTCCAGCAGACCAAATGTCCACTTTGAACCCTGAAAAGGTGTCCAGTCCGTTGGCGATCTCTGGGGGCTGAAAGGCCGGAGAGCCCTGACTGGTGCGACACGTGTCATCCTCTGCAAATGGGTGAAGGGCCTGAAAGGTGCGTCACAGCATTACACTTTAAAAGATGTCTTTCGCAATAGAGGTGTAAATTTAGAAACTTAATTGGACATGTGAAAAGTCAGCGCAAAAAggcttaaaaacaaacatatttcatGCTACCGCTAAGGCTGTTTTCATCCTTGAAGGGTGAAGGCcatcgtgctgcagcctgagctCACCTCTGCTACTCCCAGGTCGGAGATCTTAAGGGCCCCGTCTGTCGTCAGCAGCAGATTCCCCGGCTTAATGTCTTTGTGAACTATTCCTTGGCTGTGCAAATATTCAAGGCCATCTAAGAGCTGGCAAAAgtacctgaaaaaaaaaaaaaaaaccccacaccattaaaataaaagcattggaGAGTATTATAATTATATGTAACCCTCCGATGAACCTTCATTGCTTAGCTCAGTGGCTTTCCAACAGTGATTCGACATTCACAAACTACGGCGACTTGTTTTAACGGTTAAGGCCATGCGGTCTTGGATCTAATTTTGGGCTTGGAGCAATAGCTGCAGATACGCACAAACTAAATATAGCACAGAGACGTGGAGACCAACAGACACTCACCCATGAGCTTGAAATACTGGAAAACGTTTTTCTGGGACACTGTCCAGCATCTCTTGCATCCCACAAACGCAATACTCCATCACCATATACGTGAGTTAGGAGTCAAGGGGATTTCCAAATAAAAGAATgagatgctttaaaaaaagaacaagctgATTAATACAGACATTTTAATGGGAGAGAATAATATTGCATATCTGACAGGTTAGAGGTTATAAATCCAACGTAAGGATATattttctgcttctcttcaTTGTAGAGAACATCCACCAACTGAATCACATTCTTGTGTTGGAGTCTTCTTAGCAGCTGTATCTctctattaaaaaaaacccaattaaaatacatttaaaatgcaaagaaataTCACATTTCTTCATAGAACCATGTTGTGCTTTAGTGACCACTAATCAGATTTGTACACTCATTAGAATGTTGGGATTAGGGGGCACAGGATGAATGTGGATCAGGATGCCGAGCAGCACAAGCCGCGGACGTCCGGAAACACTCAGAGAGGAAAATGTTCTGCATCACATTTATGGACGAGGATCTGGTGATTCATTCGTCTCACTGCTACATTCAGGCAATTCTGCGGGTTAACTAGCTTGCAGCTAGTAGCGTtgataaaaaacacaaacaaaaacaatttcttGCACACACATATTGAACCAAGACTGAAAAGTCAACTCCAAAAGCTTGAATCTTGCTTCAGTCATGTCTCATGTCATTCCTTATGGAAGCCAGAGTGCAGGCACGGGTTTGGATTTAATTCCCTTCATTGTCGTTTCAAAGCCGAGCAGCATCGCCCCCAGTTTTGcgtggtaaaaacaaaaacagacagcgATTGAGCGCACACGAAGGCACAGTAGCGTCGCTCCCAGCTAGCCGTGCGTCATCTCTACTCTACTGATGACGTGCCTGAAAATGCAGCATCCGAGTCACGGCTCGTTTCCGGAACGCGAGTTATAAAACAAGCGGTGACGACAGCAGTCCTCCTGCAGTGGCTGCAGTTCAAATACGCACAGCGCAACTTGGGTGTTCGACGCCTGCAGGTTGCAGGGAGCTGAAAAGACTCAGTCAGCGATACTACCGCCATTCAGggatgtatgtgtatatatatatatatatattgtgtatagACACCACAGAGTCTACATTTGaggacatttaaaaagaagTACGGCAGGTTTTTTTCGGGAGGGGAGAATGGAAATGACCACTGTCACGACACGGTTGATTCCAATGAATAAAAGACAATGTTTACACATGAAGCTTATTTTTTACCGAACATAGGACTTGCATCGTGGGGCAACGACAATCACCTGAAGCTCTGCATCAACAAAACCACTGAGCTTGTGGCGCATCGCCATGAAACAGAGCAGCCCCTGTTCCTGGCTTGTCACCCAGGGAGAGGTGGTGAAGACAATGGTGACGGAGGTATGGATTCAGAACAACGACGCTCTCTTTAGAAAGGGACAGCAGCCTGCAGATCCGCGTGGGAGCTCGAGCTACCGACCATGGTCTTAAATTACCATCACTTGTAGCTCTTCTTTCTCCGTGTGCACTCATTTCGGCAGTTTTCTAAAGCTTCCCACATAATTAACACAAGCCTAGAGCAAAAAGACAAAGTAATATTTAATAAACTACTATGTGactaaacttctgatgctcagcAAGAAAAATGGGGACGCAAGTAAGACATTTCCAGACGTAGACGTGATAGATAGTACCGGtagattcattaaaaaaaacttccagAAGATTTGAACAAGCGTGATAGGACAGGTGTCAGGTTGGGTTACATTTCTATGGGGCCCATTCAGATCACTTAGCTCATATTACGACAGAGAGTTACTATCAAGACGtttccattttatttaaaaaataaccaGCTATTCCAAACAGAAGACGTCATGGAACGCTTAAATATGACTATATAAAAGGTGAGAGGTCAGAGtgaaaagtaaagaaaacacatttacagtgTCAGCCCAATCCGTggtaaacataaataaataatcccacTCACTTTTTCACATTGGCTTCTCCATTGGGAATTCtcctcagcttcttcttctttagtaTTTTCACAGCCCTGCGACAAAGCGTCTCCGAGTCCAGCATCTCTTTCACTTTGCCGTATGATCCTTCTCCGAGCAAATCTCCCATCAAGTACTTCCCTATCAGCTTTGCCCTTTTCCTCCGCGGCTGGTATATGACCTCCGTAGAGTCAATGCGATGAATGAAAGTATCCATCTCCATcagttcattttcatttagatAGTCAAGGTGATGCAGGTCACCGGCGCTCATGACTGATACCTCAGCAGCCCCGGCTTAAGCCGTCTGTGCAAAACTGTTCACCAACTAGCAGCTATAAAAGCCTGCTGGAGCGGAATCCTTTCAACTCGGAGCTGAATATTTGACAGACGAATTACAGAATACTGAATATGAGAGGGAGCTATAAACCCTGAGAGTTGAAAAAAGGAGGGACTAATCCCAATTTGTAAACATCAGTCCTTTTTAACTCTtaacagggggaaaaaaagcctaTTGTGTTCAATGCCAAATTAGTGCTTTATACTGTGCATATTATACTAAATTTGTGACACCTGGAGTTGAAATATTGTGATTCCAATGTGATATTCTTCCCCACTGAACTCGAGATCACCTCTATGTGAATATGTTACCATGCACTCTTAAGTAGAGGCAGCCAGTCGTGCTTCAAACCCATACAGCACAGCATTTCTGTCCAGGATCCATGCCTTACAGCATCGCTTTCCTCAGTGTGCATATATGTAGGGCCGGAGTGACTCCAGGGACGAGACGCACagccagacagcagcagcagcgtcagcACGATCTGCGAGATCAGGCTGGCTCCCAGTCATCGACCGGGCCGTCCAATGTGTCGAACTATCCTCGGGTAGCTTCCATCACGCCACGATTCCTAATGCAAGGTGcctgaagaagaaataaataaataaataaaacgcatttcaattttattgtaaatacCTGCACACACATGGCTTTGCTTCTGAAATGAGTGTCTGTGAAGCAAGCGTCTGTCCGTGTATCAGTGAACCCTCCTAAGTTTTCATTTTGTATCTAATAAAACGAATATTTTTATTCGGCATGCTGCTGCAGTAGAATGTGTGAGATCCAAGGGGGCCCTAAGCCTCCCACTTTACAAACATGTCCTAATCGATCTCACCTTTTACCTAGCTATTGGCTAACATTGCACTAAATGCTACCGCTTGTTGTTAGCACTATCCTAAATGTGCACGTCTTCTGCCATAATTGCGGTTTTGAACCCAACAGAAGCGACTAAATTCCTGAAGTTAAAGACTGAATGGTGGACAAATAGGAAAACCGTCTGATGTGTCGTCACACAAATGTAGCTAAAGGTTGTCATGCAGCACCAGCTAGCTAACTTTGACAAATCACCGTTTACCCAACTTAACTTCGGGTAGCAGTGAAGCAGCGGAATACCGAATTACACATTAAACTGACTCCACACAGTCCCCAACACCGGAGAAATGCTCCACGGACTGCCAGCTAATCCAAGCTAACCCGAGCTGCGCTTTGCTAGCACGCCGTTCAGATCCCAATTTAAAtcgctagctagctggctagtcaacaagctagctagctaactccTGAAGCCGGGTCTTACCTAGATGCACACGAACCCTGTTCTCCATTCGAGTCTTTAATTCGTTTTTCGTGTTAACGCTTGGTAAAGCGAACATTTATTTTGGCTCCTGCAAGGTACCAGTTCAATTATCCGACTCTGACTCGTTCCACTCAGGCTGTCGCCATCTTGTTTACCTCCCCCCCCGTACTCGCGATGACAGCCCCATACGTTAATGCGTCAAATAGAACTTTTCCTCCTGACGCGTCTGTGTGACGTCAGAGACGCGACTTCatcaatttaaaatgtcaacacgTCACCTGATCCCGTTGATAATTAAGGGCATTTTTGAACTGGGGTAGACGATGAGGCTTAGGGTTAGTGAAGGTGAACTGTTAAAATGTATGGATAAGCACCATCGTCGGGGCTATCAAAGCTATTGATTAAAATATAAAGTGTGGtaaacacatgaataaaaatTGATTGCGCTCTATTGAATCCCTTTCTCTGCACCCGAATGATCAATATTGTTATCCGCACATCATCAATGACTATCAATGACCACAGCCTCGTTTTCGTTGAccacgtggcctaatggataaggcgtctgacttcgaatcagaagattgagggttcgagtcccttcgtggttgAATATTATTGTTGCCGCATTGCAGGCCTGTTTCCACGGTACCTTGTTAAGACTAAAAATCGACAcctttgtttttagtttttacagTTTCATCCTTTTCACAAAATGTTGAAAGCATTTAGCAGCGGAAGGCTCGGCTGGTCAGAGGTGGTGCTAACAACCCCCACGCTGGCTAATGACGTCAGTGCTTCAAAGCATTAcaaagtaaaactgctcattttTCATGCATCTTTCCATTTGATAACAAAAGTGGAAAATGATCAATGACTGCAAATCTCAAATGACTCCAGCTGCCCTGAACTAATCATTAAGTAATAGTATTTATTTAGATAACTAAAATAAAGTGCTTGTCGTGTCACTGAAGTGATGAAGAGCAAATATTTTAACCACCAGGTGTTTTAACAAGCTGCGTTATTCGTTGACCatgtggcctaatggataaggcgcCTGACTTCGGATCAGGagattgagggttcgagtcccttcaTGGTTAAACGCAGGCAAGGATCCATTAGATCTCTCTCCAATATGTAAACCTTGTATTGCAGCTGCTGGCGATAAGGACCTGACGTAGTTCAGTTCGAGCAGTTTCGGGGTAACGACCCTGAAAAGACCGCATCAGTAGCTGATCTGTTTGCTTTCAGTCATTATATGCGTGTTGTTGACACATGTAGTCAGGAAGGACCAACCAGAAGCTCCCATGTGTTGCAACACTTTATCAACAACAGCGTCGGCTCTAACGTCACACGCCAAAACACTCATTTTAACTTACGACAGTACTTTGATTTTTGTGTCAACCGTGTCATAGATCCATATTTGAGGGTACATTCAGGAACCTTCAACAATAAATGTGGGAGAATAATGAAGTCTACTACAAAGTAAAAGCACCACAATGACAATAGCTGGCGACGACACAAATCGGGAGTCAGGGAGAGGATGAAGTGGCACTACTTCTGGCTTCTTATCTATGTTCCTGTGTTAAGAGTCACCCCCTGTGAATTTACATGTAGAGTTAAGAATTGATTTCATGATGCTGATGTAAATTCTGATAAACAGAGCACAGCATTTTAAAACCCACCGATCAGCTCAGAGGTGACTACATGCCCCGGGGACACAGCAGGTCAGGACTGTTTGCCTGGGCTACGGGTTAAGCTGCTTTTGACCGATTGTGTCACCGGACTGGCTCTTGCTTGGCTAATATTTCAGAGATATATTTATCCTGTGTCACGGCCAACCTCCCTTCACTAAGAATAATGACAAACCGAAGGTCTGGTTTCACTCTTCTAAACCCTGACAGGGTGACGCCGACTGAATACCAGCAAAGATAAGGTTATCAGAAATGTATCCAAGCTGCGACTGATTTAACCCTGAATATACACATAAATAGAAATACTGCAAAAACCCAACCACACATTTCAGTAAGTTGACATTTTTATAGTGAACATCGACACATAACAGGATGCAAAAATGAGTTGTGTTAAAGTTGAGAGGAACTGCTCATTGGTTATACAAGCGGTTTGTGTTATTTAGCTGGGAACGCTAAGTTAAGTCAAGCTAcgaaagaaaacagaacaaatgcACAAACTGAGGAGAGAAATCAAGGACACGTAGGTCCTGCACATTTAAAAGTTACAGAAATGAACTGAAACACAAGGAGGAAGTAATTCTAAACAATTAAAGTATCCAAATCAGAAGCAGTTCAAATCTTCCCCTTGGTTTACACAGACAATCTTTAAAATTTCTATCGTGCAAGCAATGTACATTTCACAGCCTGGCAGAGTTTTGGCAGCTGCAGGAAACAGCTCTTAAGTCATGATGAAGCACAGATACACACAATCTCATTCATCAGTAATACGGCCTGCGTGGATTATTCTGTGGAAAGAAAATGGCggattaaattaaaattttacaGAAAGGACAGCAATGAGTGCAGATTCATACGTTGCTGGTTTACATTAGCTTAAAAAACAAGCATGTTGCAATAAACTGGTGCAATTAAGACTAAACGGAAAACAAGAAACAGTTACCAATGGGTTGGGCCTGAAACGGTAAGCAAGCATCATCCTCTTCCTATAGGCATCGTATTCATCGTCATGCTTCGTAAGTTCAGCTGGACGGTCAACTCCGAACCCCGCTCCATTCATAGCAGTGACTCCCCTGGAGTGAAACAGAACTCTTTATTCTGGATCGTCATTTAAGAGACAAACGCACAACGGCCAGATCCAAAGAATCTGGGATCCCGAGCAAAATGTAGACATCTTTCAACACGAAGAAGCAACAGTTCAACCACGTGCGTTTAATcattca
Proteins encoded in this region:
- the stk11 gene encoding serine/threonine-protein kinase STK11 isoform X1, with protein sequence MSAGDLHHLDYLNENELMEMDTFIHRIDSTEVIYQPRRKRAKLIGKYLMGDLLGEGSYGKVKEMLDSETLCRRAVKILKKKKLRRIPNGEANVKKEIQLLRRLQHKNVIQLVDVLYNEEKQKMYMVMEYCVCGMQEMLDSVPEKRFPVFQAHGYFCQLLDGLEYLHSQGIVHKDIKPGNLLLTTDGALKISDLGVAEALHPFAEDDTCRTSQGSPAFQPPEIANGLDTFSGFKVDIWSAGVTLYNITTSLYPFEGDNIYKLFENIGKGDYTVPEECGPLLSDLLRGMLEYDPAKRFSIQNIRQHNWVRKKHPPSEPPVPIPANAESRDPWRSMTVVPYLEDLHGYAEEDDELYDGEDEIIYTQDFTVPGKRQVAEEDPGHVDYSPARAKPVCVNGTDGGSLNSKAKAERRSSSSSNPSRKGVSTASKIRKLSTCKQQ
- the stk11 gene encoding serine/threonine-protein kinase STK11 isoform X2, with amino-acid sequence MSAGDLHHLDYLNENELMEMDTFIHRIDSTEVIYQPRRKRAKLIGKYLMGDLLGEGSYGKVKEMLDSETLCRRAVKILKKKKLRRIPNGEANVKKEIQLLRRLQHKNVIQLVDVLYNEEKQKMYMVMEYCVCGMQEMLDSVPEKRFPVFQAHGYFCQLLDGLEYLHSQGIVHKDIKPGNLLLTTDGALKISDLGVAEALHPFAEDDTCRTSQGSPAFQPPEIANGLDTFSGFKVDIWSAGVTLYNITTSLYPFEGDNIYKLFENIGKGDYTVPEECGPLLSDLLRGMLEYDPAKRFSIQNIRQHNWVRKKHPPSEPPVPIPANAESRDPWRSMTVVPYLEDLHGYAEEDDELYDGEDEIIYTQDFTVPGQVAEEDPGHVDYSPARAKPVCVNGTDGGSLNSKAKAERRSSSSSNPSRKGVSTASKIRKLSTCKQQ